A genome region from Tolypothrix sp. PCC 7712 includes the following:
- a CDS encoding SDR family NAD(P)-dependent oxidoreductase: MSFIDEINQVNALIVGANQGIGFGFVKKLLLDTRISKIYATYRQLESSSDLIRLSHENSEQLICLPVDITEESQIAEAAQTIRNQVNKLHLVVNCVGLLHEDTLQPEKSLRQINPDNLLRYFQINSIGSVLLAKHLLPLFKHKERSVFASISAKVGSIGDNQLGGWYGYRASKAALNMFMRTVAIEYGRSSPQTLVVTLHPGTTDTRLSLPFQRNVPPEKLFSVERTVSQLMNVIEQLQEGDSGQFFSWDGSRLPW, encoded by the coding sequence ATGTCCTTTATTGATGAAATTAATCAGGTAAATGCTTTGATTGTGGGAGCTAATCAAGGCATTGGTTTCGGTTTTGTGAAAAAACTATTGCTAGATACAAGAATTAGTAAAATTTATGCAACCTATCGTCAATTAGAATCATCTTCAGATTTGATTAGGCTGTCACACGAGAATTCCGAACAATTAATTTGTTTACCTGTAGATATTACTGAAGAATCGCAAATCGCAGAAGCAGCGCAAACAATCCGTAACCAAGTTAACAAGCTCCACTTGGTAGTTAATTGTGTAGGATTACTTCATGAAGATACTTTGCAACCTGAAAAAAGTTTAAGACAAATTAACCCAGATAATTTACTGCGCTACTTTCAAATTAACAGTATAGGCTCTGTATTGTTAGCCAAACATTTATTGCCTCTATTTAAACATAAAGAACGCAGCGTATTTGCTAGCATTTCTGCAAAAGTTGGTAGTATTGGCGATAATCAACTAGGTGGATGGTATGGTTATCGCGCTTCTAAAGCTGCGCTGAATATGTTTATGCGTACAGTCGCAATTGAGTATGGTAGAAGTAGTCCCCAAACTTTAGTAGTGACATTACATCCAGGGACAACAGATACACGTCTATCACTTCCTTTTCAACGTAATGTACCACCAGAAAAATTATTTTCAGTAGAACGTACTGTTAGTCAATTAATGAATGTTATTGAACAACTTCAGGAAGGCGATAGTGGGCAATTTTTCTCTTGGGATGGTAGCAGATTGCCTTGGTAA
- a CDS encoding Uma2 family endonuclease — protein MSVAQDLATPDNVIFPPGDLYSNEPPLESDLHRLQMTLLIQCLELLWRDRNDFYVSGNITIYYSPRQRKSEDFRGPDFFVVRGTERKPRKSWVLWQEDGKYPNVIIELLSDSTALTDKGLKKQIYQDTFRTPEYFWFDPQNLDFAGFVLVAGKYQAIEANAQGWLWSQQLELYLGVEQEKLRFFTADGQLVTTPEELVEQEKQRAEQEKQRSDRLAAKLRELGIDPDTIR, from the coding sequence ATGTCTGTTGCCCAAGATTTAGCTACCCCAGATAATGTAATATTTCCTCCAGGAGATTTATACAGTAACGAACCGCCTTTGGAATCTGACTTACATCGTCTACAAATGACATTGCTGATCCAATGTCTAGAGTTATTGTGGCGCGATCGCAATGACTTCTATGTATCCGGCAATATTACAATTTACTACAGTCCACGTCAGCGCAAATCAGAAGATTTTCGCGGCCCAGATTTTTTTGTGGTGCGAGGAACTGAACGCAAACCCCGTAAAAGTTGGGTACTTTGGCAAGAAGATGGCAAGTATCCCAATGTAATTATCGAACTGTTATCAGATTCTACAGCTTTAACAGACAAAGGCTTGAAGAAACAGATTTATCAAGATACTTTTCGCACACCCGAATATTTCTGGTTTGATCCGCAGAATTTAGACTTTGCTGGGTTTGTCTTAGTAGCTGGTAAATATCAAGCAATAGAAGCGAATGCTCAAGGTTGGTTGTGGAGTCAGCAGCTAGAGCTATATTTAGGAGTTGAACAAGAAAAGTTACGCTTTTTCACTGCTGATGGACAACTAGTTACAACACCAGAAGAACTTGTAGAACAAGAAAAACAAAGAGCTGAACAAGAAAAGCAAAGAAGCGATCGCTTGGCAGCAAAACTGCGAGAATTAGGTATCGATCCAGATACTATTAGGTGA
- a CDS encoding LysR family transcriptional regulator has translation MNQATLHQLKVFEAAARHGSFTRAAEELFLTQPTVSMQIKQLTKSVGLPLFEQVGKRLYLTEAGRELFATCRQIFETIAQFEMKVADLKGLKQGQLKLAVITTAKYFIPRLLGPFCQLYPGIDISLQVTNHERILERMINNLDDLYIMSQVPENIDVNCQPFLDNPLVVFAPVNHPLAKEKNIPIERLAQEAFIMREPGSGTRRAIQSLFDQHELTVKVKLELGSNEAIKQAIAGGLGISVLSRHTLTSDSSEFSILDVQHFPIKRTWYIVYPSGKQLSIVARTYYDYLINAAKNFIEQNTSFSWGTFEQLQDEEEVKN, from the coding sequence TTGAACCAAGCGACGCTACACCAGTTGAAGGTGTTCGAGGCGGCAGCACGACACGGTAGTTTTACTCGTGCTGCTGAGGAATTGTTCCTCACCCAGCCTACCGTTTCCATGCAAATCAAGCAGTTAACAAAATCGGTCGGATTGCCTTTATTTGAGCAGGTTGGTAAGCGCCTATATTTAACCGAAGCAGGACGAGAATTGTTTGCTACTTGTCGGCAGATTTTTGAAACCATAGCCCAATTTGAAATGAAAGTAGCAGACTTAAAAGGGCTAAAACAAGGTCAATTAAAATTAGCAGTAATTACAACTGCAAAATATTTTATACCGCGTTTGTTGGGGCCTTTTTGCCAACTTTATCCGGGCATAGATATCTCGCTGCAAGTAACAAACCATGAGCGGATTTTGGAGCGAATGATTAATAATCTGGATGACTTGTATATTATGAGCCAAGTGCCAGAAAATATTGATGTGAATTGCCAACCATTTTTAGATAATCCCTTGGTGGTTTTTGCTCCAGTTAATCATCCACTGGCAAAAGAGAAAAATATTCCCATCGAACGCCTAGCGCAAGAAGCTTTTATTATGCGAGAACCAGGTTCAGGAACTCGTCGTGCTATCCAAAGCCTGTTTGATCAGCATGAATTAACAGTGAAAGTGAAATTAGAATTGGGCAGCAATGAAGCGATTAAACAAGCGATCGCAGGTGGCTTAGGAATTTCTGTATTATCCCGTCATACCCTAACTTCTGACTCTTCAGAGTTCAGTATTTTGGATGTACAGCACTTTCCGATTAAGCGCACTTGGTACATAGTTTACCCTTCTGGGAAACAGCTATCGATTGTGGCTCGCACCTATTATGATTACCTGATCAATGCTGCTAAGAATTTTATCGAGCAAAATACCTCTTTTTCTTGGGGTACCTTTGAGCAACTTCAGGATGAGGAAGAGGTGAAGAATTAG
- a CDS encoding class I SAM-dependent methyltransferase translates to MNSQTISYSSNYFQSSFFETDYRILASVIFELYRPATVVEFGCGPGHLSREFAKLGVQVIAVDGYSQPNFTGFSVEFHRLDLNNPVAIANFFTNKHFDLAVCLEVAEHLQPESSSTLVKWLTQVAPIVIFSAAVPGQGGHGHINLHPREYWHNEFTQHEFVIADRVREKLRVTSSVAPWYRYNTIDYLQRQHPQAPDSTEVIPRLIASESASATGYYQEYDRRFLAELRLKYSPLQFYTPIKQFRQFTKYLLGRA, encoded by the coding sequence ATGAATAGCCAAACCATTAGTTACAGTTCAAACTATTTCCAAAGTAGTTTTTTTGAAACTGATTATCGAATTCTAGCTTCTGTAATTTTTGAACTTTATCGCCCCGCAACTGTAGTAGAATTCGGCTGTGGACCAGGTCATTTAAGTAGGGAATTCGCGAAGCTTGGGGTACAGGTTATAGCTGTAGACGGTTACTCTCAACCAAACTTCACTGGATTTTCAGTGGAATTTCATCGACTAGATTTAAATAACCCTGTAGCAATCGCCAACTTCTTCACGAACAAGCACTTTGACTTAGCTGTATGTTTAGAAGTGGCTGAACACTTACAGCCAGAAAGTTCGTCTACTTTAGTTAAGTGGTTGACTCAAGTTGCCCCTATAGTAATATTTTCAGCCGCTGTTCCCGGACAAGGTGGACATGGGCACATTAATTTGCATCCTCGCGAATACTGGCACAATGAATTTACTCAACATGAGTTTGTAATCGCAGATCGTGTACGTGAGAAGTTACGCGTTACTTCTAGTGTTGCACCCTGGTATCGCTACAACACCATTGATTACTTGCAGCGTCAGCATCCTCAAGCTCCAGATTCAACTGAGGTCATTCCTCGTTTGATTGCCTCTGAATCAGCATCAGCAACAGGTTATTACCAAGAATATGATAGGCGATTTCTTGCAGAACTTCGTCTAAAGTATTCGCCTTTGCAGTTTTATACACCGATAAAGCAATTTCGTCAGTTTACTAAATACCTTCTTGGTAGAGCTTAA
- a CDS encoding calcium-binding protein — translation MTISLTNLTPGADTYNGTDGADYINGRGGNDTLNGFGGDDYLGGSLGDDVIRGGRGNDIIVGDEGNDFLAGGNGNDTLYGGIGNDLLTGGNDDDRLHGGAGNDYLQGEAGNDLLVGDAGNDFLWGGLGNDTLIGGTGNDVFNFRNTTEGRDIISDFVIGEDKLNLSGIWQQLGVSNYSQAIAGGFLGIVQQGANTVIQIDIDGSSSSSSFNDLAILNNVTATNIQASSFTV, via the coding sequence ATGACTATTAGCTTGACTAACTTAACTCCTGGTGCTGATACCTACAATGGTACTGATGGCGCTGACTATATCAACGGTAGAGGTGGTAATGACACTCTAAACGGCTTCGGTGGTGATGACTACCTCGGTGGTTCACTGGGAGACGATGTCATCAGAGGAGGTAGAGGCAACGATATTATTGTAGGTGATGAGGGAAATGACTTTCTAGCTGGCGGAAACGGTAACGATACACTGTACGGCGGCATAGGCAATGATCTCCTTACTGGCGGTAATGACGATGATAGGCTTCATGGGGGTGCTGGAAACGATTATCTCCAAGGCGAAGCGGGAAACGACTTGCTTGTAGGTGATGCTGGAAATGACTTTCTCTGGGGTGGCTTAGGCAATGACACTTTAATAGGTGGTACTGGTAATGATGTGTTTAACTTCAGAAATACAACTGAAGGCAGGGATATTATCAGCGACTTTGTCATTGGCGAAGACAAACTAAACCTATCTGGTATATGGCAACAATTGGGTGTTAGTAACTATTCACAAGCAATTGCTGGTGGTTTCCTGGGTATAGTACAACAAGGTGCAAATACAGTCATCCAAATTGATATCGACGGTAGTTCTAGTTCAAGTAGCTTTAATGATTTGGCAATTTTGAACAATGTGACTGCTACAAACATTCAAGCTAGTAGTTTCACAGTTTAA
- a CDS encoding glycosyltransferase family 4 protein, translated as MNNDYQALSITSHILGHHTYGKLLREYFNNSNSLGSVDFYWFKEECNKLLWLATRSFYCKFPSSWIQQRNLDFQCLRSELTTAYITKLLIKQKLHSKQYSVMHLHTQVMALLALEYMKRVPTIVSIDFTAALKYREMQDVSFQWTYAPNISLEKRVFDAASQIVTWSEFAKQSVIEDYDINENKVIVIPPGVNLSALESDNNSADKNSDNCNILFVGGDFKRKGGHDLLKVFLENFSNIAILHIVTKEAIECSHHRVRVYNNISAYTPEWKSLYQQADIFVMPTYSEGLPQVFMEAMGFSLPIIATNLPQMKEVIINDVTGFMIHPGNKNELAKMLKILVENPILRIEMGRKGKQIAQLKFDIHKNCSHLESIFKELSASQGRNIYTNIL; from the coding sequence ATGAATAATGATTATCAAGCTTTATCAATTACGAGTCATATTCTTGGACATCACACCTATGGTAAACTCTTAAGAGAGTACTTCAACAATTCAAATTCCCTTGGCTCAGTAGACTTCTATTGGTTTAAAGAAGAATGTAACAAGTTACTCTGGCTTGCCACTAGATCTTTTTATTGCAAATTCCCAAGCTCTTGGATTCAGCAGCGTAATTTAGATTTTCAATGTCTTCGTTCTGAATTGACAACTGCATATATTACTAAGTTGTTAATAAAACAAAAATTGCACAGTAAGCAATATTCTGTTATGCATCTACATACTCAAGTTATGGCTCTCTTAGCCCTTGAGTATATGAAAAGAGTTCCTACAATTGTTAGTATTGACTTTACTGCTGCGCTGAAATATCGTGAGATGCAAGATGTGAGTTTTCAGTGGACTTATGCTCCAAATATTTCATTAGAAAAAAGAGTTTTTGATGCTGCTTCTCAGATCGTGACATGGTCTGAGTTTGCCAAACAATCTGTGATTGAAGATTATGATATTAATGAAAATAAAGTCATAGTCATTCCTCCTGGCGTTAATTTAAGTGCTTTAGAATCTGACAATAATTCGGCAGATAAAAATTCTGATAACTGTAACATTCTATTTGTAGGTGGAGATTTTAAAAGAAAAGGAGGACATGATTTATTAAAAGTCTTTCTAGAGAATTTCTCAAATATAGCAATTCTTCATATAGTTACTAAAGAAGCTATTGAATGTTCTCATCATCGCGTGCGAGTTTATAACAATATAAGTGCATATACGCCTGAATGGAAATCTCTTTACCAACAAGCAGATATTTTTGTAATGCCTACTTATAGTGAGGGTTTACCTCAAGTATTTATGGAAGCTATGGGATTCAGTCTTCCGATAATTGCTACAAATTTACCTCAAATGAAAGAAGTTATTATTAATGATGTAACAGGCTTTATGATTCATCCTGGAAATAAAAATGAATTAGCAAAAATGCTCAAAATTTTGGTTGAAAACCCTATATTAAGAATTGAAATGGGTAGAAAAGGCAAGCAGATTGCTCAACTTAAATTTGATATTCATAAAAACTGCTCTCATCTAGAAAGTATCTTTAAAGAACTTTCTGCTAGTCAAGGGAGAAATATCTACACAAATATTTTGTGA
- the mnmE gene encoding tRNA uridine-5-carboxymethylaminomethyl(34) synthesis GTPase MnmE gives MSEVFATTGTIAAIATAVVPQQGSVGIVRVSGSQAIAIAQILFHAPGRQVWESHRILYGYIRHPQSKKLVDEALLLIMQAPRSYTREDVVEFHCHGGIMAVQQVLQLCLENGARLAQPGEFTLRAFLNGRLDLTQAEGIADLVGARSPQAAQTALAGLQGKLAHPIRQLRANCLDILAEIEARIDFEEDLPPLDDKVIISAIDGIAAEISQLLATKDKGELLRTGLKVAIVGRPNVGKSSLLNAWSRSDRAIVTDLPGTTRDVVESQLVVGGIPVQVLDTAGIRETEDQVEKIGVERSRRAASAADLVLLTIDASTGWTTGDAEIYEQVQHRPLILVINKIDLVADIGNHLQSQIPNIKSQIFTAAAQNKGIEDLETAILEIVKAGKVQAADMDLAINQRQAASLTKAKISLEQMQATITQKLPLDFWTIDLRDAIHALGEITGEEVTESVLDRIFSKFCIGK, from the coding sequence ATGTCGGAAGTATTTGCCACAACTGGAACCATTGCCGCGATCGCAACTGCTGTTGTTCCGCAGCAGGGTAGCGTTGGCATTGTGCGGGTGTCTGGTTCTCAAGCGATCGCGATCGCCCAAATTCTTTTTCATGCTCCTGGTCGTCAAGTTTGGGAAAGTCACCGCATTCTTTATGGTTATATTCGCCATCCCCAGAGCAAAAAATTGGTGGATGAAGCTTTGCTATTGATTATGCAAGCACCCCGTTCTTACACCAGGGAAGATGTGGTGGAATTTCATTGCCACGGTGGAATTATGGCAGTGCAGCAAGTATTGCAACTGTGTTTGGAAAATGGCGCAAGGCTAGCACAGCCGGGAGAATTTACCCTACGCGCTTTTTTAAATGGGCGCTTGGATTTAACCCAAGCTGAAGGTATTGCCGATTTAGTAGGAGCGCGATCGCCCCAAGCTGCTCAAACTGCTTTAGCTGGTTTGCAAGGTAAATTAGCTCATCCCATCCGCCAGTTACGCGCTAACTGTTTGGATATTTTGGCAGAAATTGAAGCGCGGATTGATTTCGAGGAAGACTTACCTCCGCTGGATGATAAAGTGATCATATCAGCAATTGATGGCATCGCCGCCGAAATTTCTCAATTATTGGCAACCAAAGACAAAGGCGAACTGCTCCGCACAGGTTTAAAAGTAGCAATTGTTGGGCGGCCGAATGTGGGAAAATCCAGCTTGCTCAATGCTTGGAGCCGGAGCGATCGCGCGATTGTCACCGACTTACCAGGAACCACCCGCGATGTTGTGGAATCTCAGCTAGTCGTGGGTGGGATTCCCGTGCAAGTGCTAGATACGGCAGGAATTCGGGAAACAGAAGACCAAGTAGAAAAAATTGGCGTAGAGCGATCGCGCCGTGCTGCCAGTGCCGCTGATTTAGTACTATTAACTATTGATGCATCTACAGGTTGGACAACAGGCGATGCAGAAATTTACGAACAGGTGCAACATCGTCCCTTAATTCTGGTGATTAACAAAATAGATTTAGTAGCAGATATAGGAAATCATCTCCAATCCCAAATCCCAAATATAAAATCTCAAATTTTCACAGCTGCAGCACAAAATAAAGGCATTGAAGATTTAGAAACGGCGATTTTAGAAATAGTCAAAGCCGGAAAAGTCCAAGCTGCTGATATGGATTTAGCGATTAACCAAAGACAAGCCGCATCCTTAACAAAAGCTAAAATTTCTCTCGAGCAAATGCAAGCCACAATCACTCAAAAACTACCCCTTGATTTTTGGACAATTGACTTGCGCGATGCTATTCATGCATTAGGAGAAATTACTGGTGAGGAAGTGACTGAATCTGTACTTGACAGGATTTTTAGTAAGTTTTGTATTGGCAAATAA
- a CDS encoding acyltransferase family protein: MRKTLINKFLSDKSSSQQKANRLFSLDLLKAMSIIAVVSFHSILVPRTTYADNGLAIDILFSPLRFCVPVFLTISFLLMEKRLVKQTSSTWDAIYKRLNRLLIPTLFWFTIAGSFKIINHNPLLEVIATIFNQIIGSICLHLFAESSFNFLEIMSIKLVSCLLLLSISLGFSILLDKIGLKAVVR; the protein is encoded by the coding sequence ATGAGAAAAACTTTAATTAACAAATTCTTATCAGATAAAAGCTCATCTCAGCAGAAAGCAAATAGGCTATTCTCACTTGACTTACTCAAAGCCATGAGTATTATAGCTGTAGTATCCTTTCACTCAATTCTTGTACCAAGGACAACTTATGCAGATAATGGATTAGCAATTGATATACTTTTTTCACCTTTAAGGTTTTGCGTTCCAGTCTTTCTGACAATCTCTTTTTTACTAATGGAAAAAAGATTGGTTAAACAGACAAGTTCTACTTGGGATGCAATTTATAAACGCTTGAATAGGCTTTTAATTCCAACTTTATTTTGGTTTACGATCGCAGGATCTTTTAAAATAATAAATCATAACCCCTTACTAGAGGTAATTGCAACTATATTTAATCAAATTATTGGTTCAATATGTCTACATTTATTTGCAGAATCTAGTTTTAACTTTTTAGAGATTATGAGTATAAAATTAGTATCTTGTTTATTATTGTTATCTATTTCTTTAGGTTTCTCTATATTGTTAGACAAAATAGGATTGAAAGCAGTAGTTCGTTGA
- a CDS encoding oligosaccharide flippase family protein — protein MTVSNSKKLFKASLWMTVSFGLGKVAQLLSQVYLARLLSPEDFGIWAMVLVLSNFSLLFRDSAIAQVLVQKGLDDSKLVNTVYSLGINISIFLFFIQALAGLPLSYFFKQPILFPLTVLSAFIFLIGAGAGSHTAILQRTMKFKELAICDLLANFSRVFSLVISSMLGCEFWSFAIGEITMALVDSCSKRFFSRYEFKYYLKLERNKINEVNGFILGVIGSKIAHQMNITGDNLIIGKLIGTQALGYYNVAYQLATTPAFAFSQINSRVIFSALSQVSEQRKSLIMIEKVVEYYATTATLIYGLAFILAPPIILLIYGDNWKQSISICQIILIFSYTSGFVSILAAYLLSMNKSLEIARIDWFIVPISLTAYFIGAQIGGVQGVAIAVTCVMGFVASSWYLISACRIAGVNILALLKPALMPTTAILIALATIRVIPYPHNGAIYLQILTLVFLYITIIALISKGHLPFSIFRRLLYKIGL, from the coding sequence ATGACTGTAAGCAATTCAAAAAAGTTATTTAAAGCGAGTTTATGGATGACTGTAAGCTTTGGTCTTGGCAAAGTTGCTCAATTACTTTCTCAAGTTTACTTGGCTCGTTTACTCTCGCCTGAAGACTTTGGTATTTGGGCAATGGTTCTAGTACTTTCTAATTTTTCCCTTCTTTTTAGAGATAGTGCTATTGCTCAAGTATTAGTACAAAAAGGTTTAGATGATTCCAAACTAGTTAATACTGTTTATAGCTTAGGTATTAATATTTCTATTTTTTTATTTTTTATACAAGCTTTAGCAGGATTACCTTTATCTTACTTCTTTAAGCAACCTATTTTATTTCCTTTGACAGTACTATCAGCATTTATCTTCCTAATTGGTGCTGGTGCTGGTTCTCATACTGCAATATTACAAAGAACAATGAAGTTTAAAGAGCTAGCTATTTGTGATTTGCTAGCTAATTTTTCACGAGTGTTTAGCTTAGTTATTAGCTCGATGCTTGGATGCGAATTTTGGTCTTTTGCTATTGGAGAAATTACTATGGCTTTGGTGGATTCCTGTTCAAAGCGTTTTTTTAGTAGGTATGAATTTAAATACTATTTAAAATTGGAGAGAAATAAAATAAATGAAGTCAATGGCTTTATTTTAGGTGTTATAGGTAGTAAGATTGCTCATCAAATGAATATAACGGGAGATAACTTAATTATTGGAAAATTAATAGGAACACAAGCTCTTGGCTATTACAATGTTGCTTATCAATTAGCTACCACACCAGCTTTTGCATTTTCTCAAATTAATAGTCGTGTAATTTTTTCAGCACTGTCGCAAGTGAGTGAACAGAGAAAGTCATTGATAATGATTGAAAAAGTCGTTGAATATTACGCTACTACTGCTACTTTAATATATGGTTTAGCATTTATTTTAGCACCACCAATCATCCTACTAATTTATGGGGACAATTGGAAACAATCTATCAGTATATGTCAAATCATATTAATCTTTTCCTATACATCAGGTTTTGTATCAATCCTTGCTGCCTATCTATTGTCCATGAATAAATCTCTAGAAATTGCACGTATAGACTGGTTTATCGTTCCTATTTCTTTAACTGCTTATTTTATTGGTGCTCAAATAGGAGGAGTACAAGGTGTTGCGATTGCCGTTACATGTGTTATGGGCTTTGTTGCTTCAAGTTGGTATCTTATCTCAGCATGTCGTATCGCTGGAGTGAATATTCTAGCCTTATTAAAACCAGCATTGATGCCGACAACAGCTATATTAATAGCTTTAGCAACAATACGAGTGATTCCTTACCCTCATAACGGAGCTATTTATCTACAAATACTAACTTTAGTATTTCTTTATATAACAATAATTGCTTTAATATCAAAAGGTCATTTACCTTTTAGCATCTTTAGAAGATTGCTTTATAAAATAGGTTTATAG
- a CDS encoding mucoidy inhibitor MuiA family protein, which translates to MVNPEMPSLRKIVASQIVAVTVYSDQALVTRRGMVSLTGEEQELVVTSLPVTLETDSVRVGGKGTVGVRLLGVSCDRIYTTEPITERVAQLTRQIEQLEAEKRHLQAQIDALALQSSFIAGLREKTEEPFSQSLSRKNLSLSETLDFLNFIGSQYSEYAIASGECKTQQEELDKQLQVLRASLQKIQTPHPKESLSIIVPVEVAGAGDFELELSYVVHRASWTPLYDLRFSSTSNVVNLTYLAEVTQSTGEEWLGVALTLSTAKPGLGTIPPKLQPWYINTPSYTTDFMRRKVTQMPMMAAQSESAGMAREMDEEADEVVQDKSIEAETVDAEVSTTGSVVTFKLSAGGNIPNDGSPHKTTIFQDDYLSSCHYVAMPRLVSFAYLQAIVKNSANNATLLPGKANIFRDNMFVGTTKLDNIAPGQEFKINLGIDEGLKIERDLFERIVDKKLMSNQRRITYGYRLIVTNLLEEETHLILTEQLPISRNEKIKVRLTHSHPQIQLGEMGILEWDLTLLPQERREVTYQFTVEYPPELTVVGLDI; encoded by the coding sequence GTGGTTAACCCAGAAATGCCTTCTTTACGCAAGATAGTAGCAAGCCAGATTGTAGCTGTGACAGTTTACAGCGATCAAGCCCTAGTTACAAGACGGGGGATGGTTTCTCTAACAGGAGAAGAACAGGAATTAGTCGTTACCTCACTGCCGGTAACGCTAGAAACTGATTCTGTGAGGGTTGGTGGTAAAGGGACGGTAGGGGTACGCTTGTTAGGAGTGAGTTGCGATCGCATTTACACTACAGAACCGATTACCGAACGGGTGGCGCAATTAACCAGACAGATTGAGCAGTTGGAGGCAGAAAAACGCCACCTACAAGCTCAAATCGACGCTTTAGCATTGCAATCTAGTTTTATTGCCGGCTTACGGGAAAAGACAGAAGAACCCTTCTCTCAGAGTTTGTCACGGAAAAACCTCAGTCTCAGCGAAACTCTAGATTTTCTCAACTTTATTGGCAGCCAGTATAGCGAATATGCGATCGCCTCTGGGGAGTGCAAAACTCAACAGGAAGAATTAGACAAGCAGTTGCAAGTACTGCGCGCTTCATTACAAAAAATCCAAACGCCACACCCCAAAGAAAGCTTGAGCATAATTGTGCCTGTGGAAGTTGCTGGTGCGGGAGACTTTGAGTTAGAGCTATCTTACGTAGTTCATCGCGCTAGTTGGACTCCGCTTTATGATTTGCGTTTTAGCAGTACCAGCAATGTTGTGAATCTCACTTACTTAGCTGAAGTTACCCAAAGCACAGGGGAAGAGTGGCTGGGCGTAGCTCTAACCCTCTCTACTGCTAAACCGGGCTTAGGTACTATTCCCCCCAAACTGCAACCTTGGTATATAAATACTCCCAGCTATACAACAGATTTTATGCGGCGCAAAGTCACCCAAATGCCAATGATGGCGGCTCAATCAGAGTCAGCTGGTATGGCGCGGGAAATGGATGAAGAAGCAGATGAGGTTGTACAAGACAAATCTATAGAAGCTGAAACTGTTGATGCGGAAGTCTCGACAACAGGAAGTGTAGTCACCTTTAAACTCAGTGCTGGTGGTAATATTCCTAATGATGGCTCACCCCATAAAACTACAATTTTTCAAGATGATTATTTGAGTAGTTGCCATTATGTTGCCATGCCGAGGTTAGTGAGCTTTGCTTATCTCCAAGCCATAGTCAAAAATAGTGCTAACAACGCAACTTTATTACCAGGCAAAGCCAATATTTTCCGCGACAATATGTTTGTGGGAACAACAAAACTAGATAATATTGCGCCAGGACAAGAATTCAAAATTAATTTAGGAATTGATGAAGGCTTAAAAATTGAGCGTGACTTATTTGAGCGAATAGTTGATAAAAAATTGATGAGTAACCAGCGCCGGATTACTTATGGTTATCGGCTGATAGTTACTAACTTGCTGGAAGAAGAAACTCATCTGATACTTACTGAACAATTACCAATTAGCCGCAACGAAAAAATTAAAGTCCGCCTCACCCACAGCCATCCGCAAATTCAACTGGGAGAGATGGGGATTTTGGAATGGGATTTAACTCTGCTACCGCAAGAAAGACGAGAGGTAACTTATCAATTTACAGTTGAGTATCCACCGGAATTAACAGTTGTTGGTTTAGATATTTAG